CGCTTACATAAGTAATGACGGCAACCTCCAGATACTCACCGAAAGTCTGCCAATTAAGCCTGGCCTTCTCAGCAATTACGGAGGCTATTGTTGGTGGTGAGATGGCAATCTCCTTGGACGTAATAACCCTATCCTTAAAGTATGGAGCGTAATCAACGCCACTGTGATCAAAGATTATTATGTGCTTCCCAACCCTAATTAACTCCTCAATAAGGGCCTTAACAAGCCTAGACTTACCCACACCAGTGGCGCCGAAGACACCAACATGCTGATTAACAAAACCAGCATCTAGGCTAATGGGCCAGCCACTGTACTTATGACTACCAACATTTATTGGTAGGTTTGACTTAACATAGTCATTAAGGAACCTACCATCCTTAATAACAAAGACCTTAGAGCCTGGCGTTGGTACATGCCTAACCTCAAGCACGGACTTAGTACTCGGCTTTAGGGCTGCGTAGAGCCTAACCATGGCTGAGGTGAAGGGCATGAGTATTGTTTGATCAAGGACCTCAGGCCTATCTACGAAGGGCGACCTAACCCTGTCCCTAATGAGCGGTTCGAGTTTCGTCACATTCCTAATAACACCAAGGAGTAATTCATCATCCATTGTTTGATCATGAATGATGACAAGTTGCTCCTCCAGTGCAAGGTTCTCAGCCTTCTTATAGAATTGAATCGGAACTAACCCAACTGATGCTCCGCTCGTGGTTATCCCAACCTCCATGCAACACCTATCAAGCATTCATTAATTAATCTCAAGGGAACTTATAAATAACTAATGATGAGTAAGGTATCTATAGATTATAAATTGAATGCAGAAATTACGGTAAACCTATAAATAATATATTTGTAAAACGAATAATCCATTTTATCTGCGAATTATTTTACATCAATAAAATGTAAATATAAAGGAAAAACTTAATAAGAGGAAATAAATATATTACTTTTGTTATGTCTAACCCAACTGGGTCGGGTCCTAAGATTAGTACTGAGAAGGCTGAGACTACCGATAAACAATTGAGGAAGGCTTTGAATGTGTTTGATATAGCATATCTCGTGATTGGTGCGGTAATTGGTAGCGGTTGGTTGTTTGGTTCGTTCTATGCAGCTAGTGTTTCCGGACCTGCAGCCATATTATCTTGGACAATAGCTGGTATATTCCTAATATTTGTGGCTCTTTCGTTTGCTGAATTAGGAGGTATGATCCCAAAATCCGGTGCAATAGTTAGGTATCCTCAGTATAGTCATGGAAGCTTTGCATCATATATATTTGCATGGGCATACTTACTTGGTGCTATCACAGTGCCTCCAGTGGAGGCTGAGGCTGTAGTTACATACATGTCCTCGTATGTCCCTGGTCTTGTCACATCAACAGGTGTATTAACATTAACCGGAGGTCTTATTGCCTTTGCTTTCCTAACATTCTTCTTCCTCCTTAATTATTTCGGTGTTCATGTGATGGGTAAGACAAATACTGGCGTTGGTTGGTGGAAATTAATAATACCAATACTCACCATTGCCTTGTTACTGGGCCTATTTTTCCACCCAACAAACTTTACGGCATTGCCAGGAGGATTTACACCATATGGCTGGGCACCAGTATTTCTAGCGATACCTACTACGGGTATTGCCTTTGCGTACCTAGGTTTTAGGCAAGGTATTGAGTATGGCGGTGAGGCTAAGAACCCACAGAGAGATTTGCCATGGGGTACTATAATAGGTTTCGTAATATGTATGGCAATATACATACTACTCCAGGTTTCTTTCATTGGTGCTATTGATTGGTCAAAGTTAAGCCTAAAGCCTGGTGATTGGGCTGACCTGACATCAACGGCCTTGAGCAGTGGTCCATTTTATCAAATAATGAAAATAAGCGGTATACCAATACTAATGGCGTTCGCAATAATACTGCTAATTGATGCAATGGTATCACCATCAGGTACAGGCTGGATATATACGGGTACTAGTGCTAGGACGTTCTATGGGATGGCAGCTGATGGTCACCTACCGGACTGGTTCCTGCACCTTAATAGGTGGAAGGTGCCTAAGTGGGCTACAATAGCTGCTTGGTTAGTCGGTGCGTTGTTCTTAATACCATACCCAGCATGGGTTTATTTAGCGACATTCATAAGTTCTACAACGGTAACTACATACATTATTACAGGTGCTTCAGTAGTTGTTCTCAGGAGGACTGCGCCAAATGCCCCTAGGCCATTTAAACTACCAGTTGCATATTTAATGGGTGCTTTAGCCTTCATATTTGCCTTTTTAATACCATATTGGGCTGGGTTTACGACATATTGGGGTGTATTTGCATTAATACTTGCTGGTCTACCTTTCTTCTATATGTACACCGCAGCTAATAGATTTGGCATACGTAGATTAAACGCTGCAGTTCTTGGCATTATTTACTGGATCATATTGGGTTTATCAACCTGGTTCTTAATTTACCAGGATATAATTGTGCCTTACAACGCGGCATCAGCATCAGGGACTGCCTTAACGTTCAGCATGAAGTATTTCACACCATTCATAATTTACTGGGTATTGATGTTAATCGTGACAGTGATCTTTACGTATATAATACGTATGTGGGCTAACGAGGAGGGCAAGCGTCATATAAGTTCCGGTTGGTGGGCTGTTGCGATGCTTTTCTCCGTGTTAATTCTTGATTTTGTTGGACCATTTAGTGTTTGGAAGTCTCCACCATTACCATTCCCATGGGATACAGTGACGGCGGCCATAATAGCTCTGGCACTATTCTTCTGGTCGGTTTATAGTGGAATACTGACGAAGGACCTAGAGATTGTATTAAAGGAAATGGGTGTAATTAAGGAGGAGAAATAATTAGTCTGCAATGATTATTTAAAAATACCTTTTTATTTTTCTCCATAATCTATAATTTAATGATCATTAGGCATAACGGTTTAATACTTGCATTTGATGTTGATTGGGATACTAAGAGGTCTATTGTCTTTCTAAGAGGTATTATGGATTTAATTGATGCTGTTAAGGTTGGATGGCTTCAATTATTGAATATAGGACCCAATGGAATTAAGGAATTAACTTCAGGCATAAATACGTACTTTTTGGCCGACATTAAACTTGGCGATATTGCTCACATAAATGAGTATGTCATTAGGAGACTTAGGGATTTAGGTATTAATGGTGTGATTATGCACGCTGTAACAGGTAGGGAGAATTTAAATGGTGTAGCTAAGTTATCGCGTGATTTAGGTATTGACATTTTTCTCCTTATTTCCATGAGCTCTGGTGGTGAGTTATATGACTTAAACCTGGACTATAATGTTAAGCTTGGTACTGAGCTTGGTATTGCGGGCTTTGTTGTGCCTGCCACGAAGCCCAACATCATTAGACGTGTTAGGTCTATGGTTGGTAATAACTATCAATTATTATCACCAGGCGTTGGGGTGCAGGGTGGTAAGCCTGGTTGTGCCACGGCGAGCGGTGCTGATTTTGAGATTGTTGGTAGGTCAATAATTAATAGCGAATCACCGAGGGAAGTTACTTTAAGTATACTAAGTGCTATTAAGGATCCAAGGTGTTGATTTTAGTCAGGTAATACCTTATCAATTGGCAGTAACCTATCTTTCCAATCAGATACTAATTCCAATACGAGCATGGTTTCCGTCTGCGCAATATCGGGATAAGTCGGTAGATAATTAATTAGGAAGTAACTGAGTTGTCTGAGATCCTTGGCCCAAACCTTAAGCAATATATCATAATGACCAGTTATTACATAGGCCTCCTCAATCCATGGAAGTTTAGGATCCTCATCACTATCCTTCAGGATTTTCTCAACAAGGAGCACCTGAGCAGACTTATTACCACTTGGTGCACTTCTCCTTACGCTAATTAGCACATAGGCTAATAATGAGAAACCAACCTTTAATGGATCCACTACAGCCCTATACGAGGTTATTATCTTATCGCCTTCAAGTCTCGCTAATCTAGTGGCTATTGTGGTTCTTGGCCTATTTAGAATCTCGGCTAATTTACTTAATTGCAATCTACCATCTTTCTGAATCTCCTTAAGTATTTCCTTATCCAGTTTATCTATTATCATTGTTAATAGGCTTCAGAAACAGACTGTTTTAATCTTTCTATCATGAGGAAAATAATTGATTTTAAATATTTGATTAAATGAGGTCTAATACATTATGCAGGTGACCAGGTAATCTTATACTTAGCCTTCCAATCCTCAAACTCCTTCTTCTCAGCATCACTCAATGCCTTACTGAACCTATACCAATTAGCCTTGCCCTTTGCTGAGTCAGGAGCCTCGCTTGTCTTCCATATGCAGTTCACTGGGCATACTGGTACGCAGCTGAAATCGTCCTTACACATATCCCATATTAGCCTTGCCTTACCATTTTCATCAAGCTCCAACGCCTGGTATGGACAAACGCTAACACAGGCACCGCAGCCGATGCATATGTCTTGATCAACAACGACCTTCTGGAATGGTCCTGTCTTCTCTGCCATACGGAATTAAGCCCTTAATTGGGGTCTTAATAACTATTACTATTG
This is a stretch of genomic DNA from Vulcanisaeta moutnovskia 768-28. It encodes these proteins:
- a CDS encoding ATP-binding protein; its protein translation is MEVGITTSGASVGLVPIQFYKKAENLALEEQLVIIHDQTMDDELLLGVIRNVTKLEPLIRDRVRSPFVDRPEVLDQTILMPFTSAMVRLYAALKPSTKSVLEVRHVPTPGSKVFVIKDGRFLNDYVKSNLPINVGSHKYSGWPISLDAGFVNQHVGVFGATGVGKSRLVKALIEELIRVGKHIIIFDHSGVDYAPYFKDRVITSKEIAISPPTIASVIAEKARLNWQTFGEYLEVAVITYVSGDKKIKRQQSSQLIDSQISNQVSQVIKWDKAAFTKHLVDSMRGLGARDSTVEKARLFIDYFIENEFFDELNKRALLPMNIVNRALNSNLVVIDLSLDPELVVKQAIIADVIDAAWKLVKTNKSPLDLAFIIDEAQNYVPENEWTICGDVIETTAREGRKWGLSLIVASQRIARDIRASIRANLGTVFFSRLSAQGDLREIAAYMDLADVNEATLAQLGTREFFVAGLMNPLRKPILIRVRDA
- a CDS encoding APC family permease translates to MSNPTGSGPKISTEKAETTDKQLRKALNVFDIAYLVIGAVIGSGWLFGSFYAASVSGPAAILSWTIAGIFLIFVALSFAELGGMIPKSGAIVRYPQYSHGSFASYIFAWAYLLGAITVPPVEAEAVVTYMSSYVPGLVTSTGVLTLTGGLIAFAFLTFFFLLNYFGVHVMGKTNTGVGWWKLIIPILTIALLLGLFFHPTNFTALPGGFTPYGWAPVFLAIPTTGIAFAYLGFRQGIEYGGEAKNPQRDLPWGTIIGFVICMAIYILLQVSFIGAIDWSKLSLKPGDWADLTSTALSSGPFYQIMKISGIPILMAFAIILLIDAMVSPSGTGWIYTGTSARTFYGMAADGHLPDWFLHLNRWKVPKWATIAAWLVGALFLIPYPAWVYLATFISSTTVTTYIITGASVVVLRRTAPNAPRPFKLPVAYLMGALAFIFAFLIPYWAGFTTYWGVFALILAGLPFFYMYTAANRFGIRRLNAAVLGIIYWIILGLSTWFLIYQDIIVPYNAASASGTALTFSMKYFTPFIIYWVLMLIVTVIFTYIIRMWANEEGKRHISSGWWAVAMLFSVLILDFVGPFSVWKSPPLPFPWDTVTAAIIALALFFWSVYSGILTKDLEIVLKEMGVIKEEK
- a CDS encoding orotidine 5'-phosphate decarboxylase / HUMPS family protein → MIIRHNGLILAFDVDWDTKRSIVFLRGIMDLIDAVKVGWLQLLNIGPNGIKELTSGINTYFLADIKLGDIAHINEYVIRRLRDLGINGVIMHAVTGRENLNGVAKLSRDLGIDIFLLISMSSGGELYDLNLDYNVKLGTELGIAGFVVPATKPNIIRRVRSMVGNNYQLLSPGVGVQGGKPGCATASGADFEIVGRSIINSESPREVTLSILSAIKDPRC
- a CDS encoding Lrp/AsnC family transcriptional regulator translates to MIIDKLDKEILKEIQKDGRLQLSKLAEILNRPRTTIATRLARLEGDKIITSYRAVVDPLKVGFSLLAYVLISVRRSAPSGNKSAQVLLVEKILKDSDEDPKLPWIEEAYVITGHYDILLKVWAKDLRQLSYFLINYLPTYPDIAQTETMLVLELVSDWKDRLLPIDKVLPD
- a CDS encoding 4Fe-4S dicluster domain-containing protein gives rise to the protein MAEKTGPFQKVVVDQDICIGCGACVSVCPYQALELDENGKARLIWDMCKDDFSCVPVCPVNCIWKTSEAPDSAKGKANWYRFSKALSDAEKKEFEDWKAKYKITWSPA